Proteins found in one Gemmatimonadales bacterium genomic segment:
- a CDS encoding Gfo/Idh/MocA family oxidoreductase, with protein sequence MPPSRDPITNRKIRFALVGCGRIATKHFEAIEKHSAHAELVAVCDTDPAALERAVASTGVAGFRSLTELLAGSSADVVILATPSGLHAPQTIEAAEAGRHVVTEKPMATRWSDGQEMVHACDEAGVQLFVVKQNRRNATIQLLKRAVEKRRFGRIYMVNVNVFWNRPQSYYDSSRWRGTWEFDGGAFMNQASHYVDLLDWIVGPVECVHAFTATLARRIEVEDTGVANVRWRSGALGSINVTMLTYPKNLEGSITIIGERGTARVGGVAVNSIEHWEFADSDPDDERAADASYQTTSVYGFGHPAYYENVIATLRGTAEAETDGREGLRSLELLIGLYLSARDGQPVHLPLEY encoded by the coding sequence ATGCCTCCTTCGCGCGACCCCATCACCAACCGGAAAATTCGATTTGCCCTCGTCGGGTGCGGCCGCATCGCCACGAAGCACTTCGAGGCGATTGAGAAGCATTCCGCCCACGCCGAACTCGTGGCCGTCTGTGATACCGACCCCGCCGCGCTGGAGCGGGCGGTGGCGAGCACCGGCGTCGCGGGGTTCCGGTCGTTGACGGAGCTCCTTGCGGGCTCAAGCGCCGACGTGGTCATCCTGGCGACGCCGAGCGGACTGCACGCCCCGCAGACGATCGAGGCAGCGGAGGCGGGGCGGCATGTGGTGACCGAGAAGCCGATGGCCACCCGGTGGTCGGACGGGCAGGAAATGGTGCATGCCTGCGATGAAGCCGGGGTGCAGCTCTTCGTGGTCAAGCAGAACCGCCGGAACGCGACGATCCAGCTCCTCAAGCGGGCGGTGGAAAAGCGCCGGTTCGGGCGGATCTACATGGTGAACGTGAACGTGTTCTGGAACCGTCCGCAGTCCTATTACGACAGCTCACGCTGGCGTGGCACCTGGGAGTTTGACGGCGGCGCGTTCATGAACCAGGCCAGCCACTACGTGGACCTGCTCGACTGGATCGTGGGGCCGGTGGAGTGCGTGCACGCCTTCACCGCCACGCTCGCCCGGCGCATCGAAGTGGAAGACACGGGTGTTGCCAATGTGCGGTGGCGGTCCGGGGCGCTCGGGTCCATCAACGTCACGATGCTGACCTACCCGAAGAACCTCGAGGGATCGATCACGATCATCGGGGAGCGGGGTACCGCCCGCGTCGGCGGCGTCGCGGTCAACTCGATTGAGCACTGGGAGTTTGCCGACAGCGATCCTGACGACGAGCGGGCCGCCGACGCCAGCTACCAGACGACGTCGGTCTACGGCTTCGGGCATCCCGCATACTACGAGAACGTGATCGCGACGCTCCGCGGCACGGCGGAAGCCGAGACCGACGGTCGCGAGGGATTGCGCTCGCTCGAGTTGTTGATCGGATTGTACCTGTCCGCCCGGGACGGGCAGCCGGTGCACCTGCCGCTGGAGTACTGA
- a CDS encoding glycosyltransferase — protein sequence MSVRAVIVSHLYADPASRGKLRALAGQGAAVAVAVPARWTPPGATASIETPFAEDSGVRIVPIPTRGRQANGSPGSWRAGAMRRLLTDFRPDILQVEEEPTTPVADAAVRVARQLKIPAVAFTAVSLAEPFPFLARARRRRTLSRAAAVLGANAIATGLVRAEHPALPGTSIPQLGLPVPPALTGEPHAPLAIGFVGRLVPEKGLDVLLRACARLYGAWTLTVAGTGPDQERLEALAERIGIASRITWLGGIPRSDLINLWPRIDCLVAPSRTSPGWVETYPVQVLEAMSHGVAVVVSDSGALPESVGKAGLIFTDGHPEGLTEALTRLLEDASLRERLAAEGRRRVIAEYVDDAIARKTMAFWETVRQGARG from the coding sequence ATGTCCGTGCGCGCCGTCATTGTCTCCCATCTCTATGCCGATCCCGCTTCCCGGGGGAAACTTCGCGCACTCGCTGGACAGGGTGCCGCCGTGGCGGTTGCCGTCCCGGCCCGCTGGACCCCACCCGGTGCGACCGCCTCGATCGAGACTCCGTTTGCTGAAGACAGCGGGGTCCGAATCGTCCCCATCCCCACCCGTGGCCGGCAGGCCAATGGCAGCCCCGGCAGCTGGCGCGCAGGCGCCATGCGCCGACTCCTGACAGACTTCCGCCCCGATATCCTGCAGGTGGAAGAGGAGCCCACGACCCCGGTGGCCGATGCCGCCGTGCGGGTCGCACGCCAGCTCAAGATTCCCGCCGTGGCGTTCACGGCCGTCAGCCTGGCAGAGCCCTTCCCCTTCCTGGCCCGGGCACGCCGGCGCCGCACCCTCTCCCGCGCGGCTGCGGTCCTCGGCGCCAACGCCATCGCCACCGGCCTGGTCCGCGCGGAGCACCCGGCTTTGCCGGGCACCTCGATCCCGCAGCTCGGGCTTCCCGTGCCCCCCGCCCTGACCGGCGAGCCCCACGCGCCGCTGGCCATCGGCTTCGTCGGACGCCTGGTGCCGGAAAAGGGGCTCGACGTCCTGCTTCGCGCCTGCGCCAGGCTCTACGGCGCCTGGACGCTCACCGTCGCGGGCACCGGCCCCGACCAGGAGCGGCTCGAGGCGCTCGCGGAACGGATCGGCATCGCCTCGCGCATCACCTGGCTGGGCGGCATTCCGCGGAGTGACCTGATCAACCTCTGGCCCCGCATCGACTGCCTCGTGGCCCCGTCGCGCACGAGCCCGGGCTGGGTGGAGACGTACCCGGTGCAGGTGCTGGAGGCGATGAGCCACGGCGTCGCCGTGGTCGTCAGCGACTCCGGGGCGCTGCCGGAGTCGGTGGGCAAGGCAGGGCTGATATTCACGGATGGACATCCGGAGGGGCTCACCGAGGCACTGACGCGGCTGCTCGAAGACGCGTCGCTCCGGGAGCGGCTGGCGGCGGAAGGCCGCCGCCGGGTGATTGCAGAGTATGTGGATGATGCCATCGCGCGAAAGACGATGGCGTTTTGGGAGACCGTTCGGCAGGGCGCGCGAGGGTAG
- a CDS encoding glycosyltransferase, producing MRILHLSRYYWPRSGGRERVVQDLAEGAAELGHEVEVVAVQSASSGGRGGRQQSQVTRVFSFGSLGSQDFAPGYLAAAWHRADIIHVHHPHTLADVAVMLRARRTPLVVTQHADQRRSPQRIASRITLKRAKAIVVPSRAHIALCQELVGLESKVEVIPFGIDESRWAGVPPAPEGGPIRALFIGRLARYKGVDILLRALERVPDVRLDIVGTGPEAPRLRTLAQALAVTDRVRWYGEYPDEDIPRRMAEAHFLVLPSVTSEEMFGLVAVEAMAAGRPVITTDLPSGVREVNSHGHTGLVVPLRDPDALAQAMATLAADPALRVRMGAAGRERVRELFTRRKMAEAHIALYERILAARR from the coding sequence ATGCGCATCCTTCACCTCTCCCGCTATTACTGGCCCCGGTCCGGGGGTCGTGAACGCGTCGTGCAGGACCTGGCCGAGGGTGCCGCCGAACTGGGGCACGAGGTTGAGGTCGTGGCGGTGCAGAGCGCGTCGAGCGGTGGTCGTGGCGGCCGGCAGCAGTCGCAGGTGACGCGCGTCTTCTCGTTCGGAAGCCTTGGGTCGCAGGACTTTGCGCCGGGGTACCTGGCCGCCGCCTGGCATCGGGCGGACATCATCCATGTGCACCACCCGCACACCCTGGCCGACGTGGCCGTGATGCTGCGTGCACGCCGGACGCCCCTGGTCGTCACCCAGCACGCCGATCAGCGACGCAGTCCCCAGCGGATCGCCTCACGCATCACGCTGAAGCGTGCCAAGGCCATCGTGGTGCCGAGCCGGGCCCATATCGCGCTCTGCCAGGAGTTGGTGGGGCTGGAGTCGAAGGTCGAAGTCATTCCTTTCGGAATCGACGAGTCGCGGTGGGCGGGGGTGCCGCCCGCGCCCGAGGGCGGGCCGATCCGGGCGTTGTTCATCGGGCGGCTGGCGCGGTACAAAGGCGTGGACATTCTGCTCCGCGCGCTGGAGCGGGTGCCGGACGTGCGGCTGGATATCGTCGGGACGGGACCGGAGGCGCCCCGGCTGCGCACGCTGGCGCAGGCGCTGGCGGTGACCGACCGGGTCCGGTGGTACGGGGAATACCCCGACGAGGATATCCCGCGCCGGATGGCGGAAGCCCACTTCCTGGTGCTCCCTTCGGTCACCTCGGAAGAGATGTTCGGGCTGGTGGCGGTCGAGGCGATGGCCGCGGGCCGGCCGGTCATCACCACTGACTTGCCCAGCGGTGTGAGGGAGGTTAATTCTCACGGCCATACGGGGTTGGTCGTTCCGCTGCGGGACCCCGACGCGCTGGCCCAGGCCATGGCCACGCTGGCCGCCGACCCTGCGTTGCGGGTGCGGATGGGAGCGGCCGGGCGGGAGCGGGTGCGCGAGCTGTTCACCCGCCGGAAAATGGCAGAGGCACACATTGCGCTCTATGAGCGCATCTTGGCGGCCCGGCGGTAG
- a CDS encoding replication-associated recombination protein A: MSEPSLFAPAAPLAARLRPRTLDEVVGQAHLLAPGHALGDAIRRGDVGSVILWGPPGSGKTTLARVIARHTEREFVTFSAVTEGVQRVREILREAEDRRRLGRETIFFCDEIHRFNRGQQDAFLPAVESGLITLIGATTENPSFELNAALLSRSRVYVLEPLPEADLASLLRRALADRERGLGAMELRVADEAIDFLAAAADGDARRALTALEAASQQVGLGGEISREIAADVFARRLPAYDKSGEGHYNLISALHKAVRGSDPQGALYWLARMIEGGEAPLYLARRLVRMAVEDIGLADPQALTIALAAKDAFDFLGAPEGELALAEAAVYLATAPKSNRVYVAWGAAREAARRTPAAPVPLHLRNAVTGLMKDLGYGAGYRYAHDAPTAYLSQEYLPEALSGEQFYEPGPMGLEKRIAERMAWWAGQRGGGAAGQGGSESKGT, encoded by the coding sequence GTGAGCGAACCCTCCCTCTTTGCCCCGGCCGCGCCACTCGCCGCCCGACTCCGGCCCCGTACCCTCGACGAGGTGGTGGGGCAGGCCCACCTGCTCGCGCCCGGCCATGCGCTCGGCGATGCGATTCGCCGCGGGGATGTGGGGAGCGTCATTCTTTGGGGGCCGCCGGGCTCCGGCAAGACCACGCTCGCGCGCGTCATCGCCAGGCACACCGAGCGGGAGTTCGTGACCTTCAGTGCGGTCACCGAAGGGGTGCAGCGGGTCCGCGAAATCCTGCGCGAGGCGGAGGATCGCCGCCGTCTTGGGCGGGAGACCATCTTTTTCTGCGACGAGATCCACCGATTCAACCGGGGCCAGCAAGACGCCTTCCTCCCGGCGGTCGAGTCGGGGCTGATTACCCTCATCGGCGCCACCACGGAGAATCCCAGCTTCGAACTCAACGCGGCGCTGCTCTCGCGCTCGCGGGTATATGTCCTGGAGCCGCTGCCCGAGGCGGATCTCGCTTCCCTCCTCCGGCGGGCGCTGGCCGACCGGGAGCGGGGGCTCGGGGCCATGGAGCTGCGGGTCGCGGACGAGGCCATCGACTTCCTGGCCGCTGCGGCCGACGGCGACGCGCGCCGGGCATTGACCGCGCTCGAGGCGGCTTCGCAGCAGGTCGGGCTCGGCGGCGAGATCAGCCGCGAGATCGCGGCAGACGTCTTTGCTCGGCGGCTTCCGGCGTACGACAAGTCGGGTGAGGGCCACTACAACCTCATCTCCGCGCTCCACAAGGCGGTCCGGGGGAGCGATCCGCAGGGGGCGCTGTACTGGCTGGCCCGGATGATCGAAGGGGGCGAGGCCCCGCTCTACCTGGCGCGCCGGCTGGTCCGCATGGCGGTGGAAGACATTGGCCTGGCCGATCCGCAGGCGCTGACCATCGCGCTGGCCGCCAAGGATGCGTTCGACTTTCTCGGCGCGCCCGAGGGTGAGCTCGCGCTGGCCGAGGCGGCGGTGTATCTCGCCACGGCGCCAAAATCGAACCGGGTATATGTCGCGTGGGGTGCCGCGCGGGAAGCCGCGCGCCGCACGCCGGCGGCACCGGTGCCGCTGCACCTGCGGAATGCGGTCACGGGGCTGATGAAGGATCTTGGCTATGGGGCGGGGTACCGGTACGCGCACGACGCGCCGACCGCCTACCTTTCCCAGGAGTACCTGCCGGAAGCACTGAGCGGCGAGCAGTTTTATGAGCCGGGGCCGATGGGGCTGGAGAAACGGATTGCCGAACGGATGGCGTGGTGGGCGGGGCAGCGGGGCGGCGGGGCAGCGGGGCAGGGTGGCAGCGAGTCGAAAGGAACCTGA
- a CDS encoding ZIP family metal transporter, producing MTPISLGLLAAAGNVIGAAIVVRHLQRGLQFIEGLIAFGAGFMLAVVLVGVLPEVFHGGAILPGVFVFAGYFGVHLSQHVFTQHFHYGVETHRVGAKAGFSALVGLSMHSLFDGVAIAAGMLVSPQLGVLLFLAVFLHKLPEGVTIASLVMAGGHGARRAIGAAVVLGLATVLGVLLTDLAAPLAERGLALAAGVTLYVAASDLVPEFQAKRGWGTALPFFGGAAAFFLTNALLERWIG from the coding sequence GTGACCCCAATTTCGCTCGGCCTGCTCGCGGCAGCCGGCAACGTCATCGGCGCGGCCATCGTCGTGCGCCACCTCCAGCGTGGACTGCAGTTCATCGAAGGGCTCATCGCGTTCGGTGCCGGGTTCATGCTCGCCGTCGTCCTCGTGGGCGTGCTGCCCGAGGTGTTCCACGGCGGGGCGATCCTTCCCGGCGTCTTCGTGTTCGCCGGGTACTTCGGCGTTCACCTGTCGCAGCACGTGTTCACGCAGCACTTCCACTACGGCGTGGAAACCCACCGGGTCGGCGCCAAGGCGGGATTCAGCGCGCTGGTCGGCCTCTCGATGCACAGCCTGTTCGACGGTGTGGCCATCGCGGCCGGGATGCTGGTCTCCCCGCAACTCGGCGTCCTACTCTTCCTGGCCGTCTTCCTGCACAAACTCCCCGAGGGTGTCACCATCGCGAGCCTCGTGATGGCGGGGGGACACGGCGCGCGTCGCGCGATTGGGGCGGCGGTCGTCCTCGGGCTGGCCACCGTGCTGGGCGTGCTCCTGACCGATTTGGCCGCCCCGCTGGCCGAGCGCGGGCTGGCGCTGGCGGCCGGCGTGACGCTGTACGTGGCAGCGTCCGACCTGGTCCCCGAATTCCAGGCCAAGCGGGGCTGGGGCACCGCCCTGCCGTTCTTCGGCGGCGCCGCGGCGTTCTTCCTTACGAACGCGTTGCTTGAACGCTGGATCGGTTAA
- a CDS encoding outer membrane beta-barrel protein yields the protein MSVIRTTAAVAALAGLALFTTPAQAQYSESSAWITPFAGAYFGGSFTPVSNTYGVRKLDVGTSFTYGARLGYKFNPSIGLVFEYAHADPTMTVQCNTPSAGPYCGKEIDLGSNIYEGTFNFYFGSTPQMQGYIAIGGGASNLNGSGQDSTGASVSGSSTQFSTVFGLGGTKMFNEKVGMTLDGRYRWVNVNGADSYYCYYYCYAYDTSWYGSGEITLGVKYQFK from the coding sequence ATGTCCGTCATTCGCACCACCGCCGCGGTCGCGGCCCTCGCCGGACTGGCGCTCTTCACGACGCCCGCCCAGGCCCAGTATTCGGAGTCCTCGGCGTGGATCACGCCGTTTGCCGGTGCCTACTTCGGCGGCTCGTTCACCCCAGTGTCGAACACCTACGGCGTTCGGAAGCTCGACGTGGGCACGTCGTTCACCTACGGCGCCCGGCTCGGCTACAAGTTCAACCCGTCCATCGGACTGGTGTTTGAGTACGCCCACGCCGATCCGACCATGACGGTGCAGTGCAACACGCCGTCGGCCGGCCCCTACTGCGGCAAGGAAATTGACCTCGGCTCGAACATCTACGAGGGCACCTTCAACTTCTACTTCGGCAGCACGCCCCAGATGCAGGGCTACATCGCCATCGGCGGCGGCGCCAGCAACCTGAACGGCAGCGGCCAGGACAGCACCGGTGCCTCGGTCAGCGGCAGCTCGACGCAGTTCAGCACCGTGTTCGGCCTCGGCGGCACCAAGATGTTCAACGAGAAGGTCGGCATGACCCTCGACGGCCGGTATCGCTGGGTCAACGTGAACGGCGCAGATTCCTACTACTGCTACTACTACTGCTACGCCTACGACACGTCGTGGTACGGCAGCGGCGAAATCACCCTCGGCGTCAAGTACCAGTTCAAGTAG
- a CDS encoding CCA tRNA nucleotidyltransferase: protein MMLPERIPIPEEVVAIARQLEEAGHEAWCVGGAVRDTLLGSEQKDFDLATSATPEQVQALFRRTVAVGVKYGTVGVFDSARVLHEVTTFRHDVRTDGRHAEVAYGVSLDEDLARRDFTVNAIAYHPLRGEWRDPYGGVADLERRRLRAVGDPAARFREDYLRVLRALRFTARLDFAIEPDTWEAARAAAEGLEQLSAERVRDEWFKGLGTTRSLRRLMSLWRKSGAAAVWIPQLWSLEEIEAWTGDDAPARRDPVVLTALCCHEPVAVLSRLRVSNAELARAVALVAGPHEPAGMTATDVRRWLAAVDEAADDLAELWQLRHALPFLWAGEVAAVRAAGVPLRRGDLAVSGQDLIAAGIPTGPVVGQVLERLLALVVDEPALNERDALLARAKEIV, encoded by the coding sequence ATGATGCTGCCTGAGCGGATCCCGATCCCCGAGGAAGTCGTGGCCATCGCCCGACAGCTCGAGGAGGCTGGCCACGAGGCCTGGTGCGTCGGTGGCGCCGTGCGTGACACGCTGCTCGGCAGCGAGCAGAAGGACTTCGACCTCGCGACCTCCGCGACGCCGGAGCAGGTGCAGGCGCTCTTCAGGCGCACGGTGGCGGTCGGCGTCAAGTACGGCACCGTGGGGGTCTTCGACAGCGCGCGCGTCCTGCACGAGGTGACGACGTTTCGCCACGATGTGCGGACCGACGGCCGCCACGCGGAAGTCGCCTACGGGGTGTCGCTCGACGAGGACCTTGCCCGCCGGGATTTCACGGTCAACGCCATCGCCTACCACCCGCTCCGGGGCGAGTGGCGGGATCCCTATGGTGGTGTCGCTGATCTCGAACGCCGGCGGTTGCGCGCCGTCGGCGACCCGGCGGCGCGGTTCCGCGAGGACTACCTCCGGGTGCTCCGGGCGCTGCGGTTCACCGCACGGCTGGATTTCGCCATCGAGCCCGACACCTGGGAGGCGGCCCGCGCCGCCGCCGAGGGGCTCGAGCAGCTCTCCGCCGAACGGGTGCGCGACGAATGGTTCAAGGGGCTGGGGACCACCCGCTCGCTGCGCCGGCTGATGTCGCTCTGGCGGAAGTCTGGCGCCGCGGCCGTCTGGATTCCGCAGCTCTGGTCGTTGGAGGAAATCGAGGCGTGGACCGGCGACGACGCCCCGGCTCGACGCGACCCGGTGGTGTTGACCGCCCTCTGCTGTCACGAGCCGGTGGCCGTCCTGAGCCGGCTCCGGGTGTCCAACGCGGAACTGGCCCGGGCCGTGGCCCTCGTTGCGGGGCCGCACGAACCGGCGGGGATGACCGCGACCGACGTGCGGCGATGGCTCGCCGCCGTCGACGAAGCCGCTGACGACCTCGCCGAGCTCTGGCAACTGCGGCATGCGCTCCCCTTCCTCTGGGCGGGGGAGGTGGCGGCGGTGCGCGCGGCCGGCGTCCCGCTCCGGCGCGGCGACCTCGCGGTGTCGGGGCAGGACCTGATCGCCGCAGGAATTCCAACCGGGCCCGTGGTCGGACAGGTGCTCGAGCGATTGCTCGCGCTGGTGGTGGACGAACCGGCATTGAACGAACGTGACGCGCTGCTGGCGCGCGCCAAGGAGATCGTGTGA
- the hflX gene encoding GTPase HflX, whose amino-acid sequence MQEHLDELARLVDTAGAEVVGQLTQQLESPHPGTLIGEGKVEELAALVATSGATLVIFDEELSPMQGANLERELKVRVMDRAEVILDIFSTRARSHEAKLQVELAQLEYLLPRLRRMWTHLSRIRGGIGLRGPGETQLETDRRMIRHKIQWLKGKLRDVERHRETIRAGRVPMLSVSLVGYTNAGKSSVLRGLSGQHEIVVEDRLFATLDTLTREVDLGEGYRARVTDTVGFIRKLPHHLVASFRATLEEARAADVLLHVVDASHPGWEEQMDVVEQVLAELGLQDRPVLPVFNKVDRLADPVEFGRRVSAIYPGAVLTTTMRTDGLSSLRNALREREQALRPPVWLRLPLTAGAQLASLYRLGEVMERRDSASGFELRVRLPPAEVERLRHDGVELLGARVADTPSVG is encoded by the coding sequence ATGCAGGAACATCTCGACGAACTCGCGCGGCTGGTGGACACCGCCGGTGCGGAGGTCGTCGGGCAGTTGACCCAGCAGCTCGAGTCGCCGCATCCGGGCACCCTGATCGGGGAGGGCAAGGTCGAGGAGCTGGCGGCGCTTGTCGCCACGAGCGGCGCCACGCTCGTCATCTTCGACGAAGAGCTCTCCCCGATGCAGGGCGCCAACCTGGAGCGGGAGCTCAAGGTCCGGGTGATGGATCGGGCGGAAGTAATTCTCGACATCTTCTCGACGCGGGCCCGGAGCCACGAGGCGAAGCTCCAGGTGGAGCTGGCGCAGCTCGAGTACCTGCTGCCGCGCCTGCGCCGGATGTGGACTCACCTCTCGCGCATTCGCGGCGGCATCGGTCTCCGGGGCCCGGGTGAAACACAGCTCGAAACGGACCGCCGGATGATCCGCCACAAGATCCAGTGGCTCAAGGGAAAGCTGCGCGACGTCGAGCGGCACCGCGAGACGATCCGGGCCGGCCGTGTGCCGATGCTCAGCGTCAGCCTCGTCGGCTACACCAACGCCGGCAAGTCGAGCGTCCTGCGCGGGCTCTCGGGCCAGCACGAGATCGTGGTGGAGGACCGGCTCTTCGCCACCCTCGACACGCTCACGCGGGAAGTGGACCTGGGGGAGGGCTACCGGGCCCGCGTTACCGACACCGTCGGGTTCATCCGGAAGCTCCCGCACCACCTGGTCGCCAGTTTCCGCGCCACGCTGGAGGAGGCGCGCGCCGCCGACGTGCTGCTGCACGTGGTGGATGCCAGCCACCCGGGGTGGGAAGAACAGATGGACGTGGTCGAGCAGGTGCTGGCGGAACTGGGGTTGCAGGACCGGCCGGTGCTCCCTGTCTTCAACAAGGTCGATCGCCTGGCCGACCCCGTTGAATTCGGCCGGCGAGTGTCCGCCATCTATCCGGGAGCCGTGCTGACGACGACCATGCGGACCGACGGGCTGAGCAGCCTGCGGAACGCGCTGCGGGAACGGGAGCAGGCGCTCCGGCCTCCCGTCTGGCTCCGCCTGCCGCTGACCGCCGGGGCGCAGTTGGCCTCGCTCTACCGGCTTGGCGAGGTGATGGAGCGCCGTGACTCCGCGTCCGGGTTCGAACTGCGCGTCCGCCTGCCGCCGGCGGAGGTCGAACGGCTGCGCCACGACGGGGTGGAGCTGCTCGGCGCACGCGTGGCGGACACGCCCTCCGTGGGCTAA